tatagatttcaaagtcctagccagagcaatcagacaacaaaaggagctcaaatggatacaaattggaaagaaagaagtcaaaagatcactatttgcagattatatgatagtataattcagtgaccccaaaagttccaccagagaactactaagcctgataaacaatgcacagaccacatgaaactcaagaagaatgaacaaaatgtggatgcttcactccttctttaaaagtggaacaaaaatatccataggaggggatagggaggcaaaatttagagcagagactgaaggaatggccattcagagattgCCCCACATATGGCTCATatatttatacagccaccaaaactagataaaatgaatGGAGTTaagaagtatatgctgacaggaaccagatataggtttctcctgagagacacagccagaacatgtcaaatacagaggcgaatgccagcagcaaaccactgaactgagaacaggacccctgttagaggaattagagaaaggactgaaagagctgatggACTTTGtgactccataagaacaacaatgccaaccaaccagagcttccagggactaaaccactacagcaaaactatacatggactcacccaaggctccaactgcatatgttgaggcaccagtggaagggaaagcccttggtcttgccaaggttggacccccagtgcaggagaatatgggtgGGGCATTAAtgagggatggatggggaggggaacacccatatagatgggGAGGGATACGGGATAGGGGGCTGATGGTCAGGAAACCCCCTGACCATCATGtgtaaatgaaatgtaaataagaaatagccaagctaataaaaatggaggaaaaaaatccttaaatATTATAATTATGTTTAGATGCTaatgacattttttaaatgttataattATGTTTAGATGCTAATGACATTTTCTTGTATTGAGCTCCTTTTTTTGCCCCTCTGTCCATATCtcgcctttattttcttttttttttcttttttccatctttattaccttgggtatttcttatttacatttcaattgttattccctttcctggtttccaggccaacatccccctaacctctccccctcccctacaaTATGAGTGTTACCCTCCCCATAAGCCTTTATAGTAAATAACTTTTTAATGCTTTGGGTATATAATTAGAACGTTCAAGAGTGGGTCTCTGCTAGGCCTTTCCCTTAGGCCTGGCAACTTGAGCATAGTATTGTCTCCTGGATATGTTTGTATTAGCAAGCAGTTAGAATAGCCTAGTgcatattctacaattttaacaCTTAAAATTGCAAGAATACTTCAGCACGAAAAGAGACTATTTCAAAAATGACAAAGAATGTGTTCCAGTCATAACCACTTGAGACAGACCAACTCTAGAATCCCAAAACACTCTAAGACAAGTATCAGAGATTCAATCTGGTGGATTAATGGGAAATTTAGAGATTTGTCTCATGCTTTAATAATGGGTTCTGTGATGGTATAATGAGAGTTGAAGTAGCAGCTCCAACTGTAATAGGTACAAGTAATTTGCATTAACCTGAATCTTCACATGAGATAATCAAGATCCTGAATTTAAAGATTAGCATTATTATATAGACAGAAAACTATTTTTATACAGTGATCAATGAAATTTGCAAAATTTAAATGACACAGATCTTTTTAAGTAGCACTGCATACAAGTTCCATCAATTGAAGAATGTTTGTAGTCTATTGTAAAAGAAAAAGTTTGATTACTTTAGGAACTCCAAAGTTAATATTCTAATAGTGAAAAATCCTAAAATATTCACTGGAATTCATTTGCTAGCACTGTAACCTCTTCATAGCATTTTTAATCTCTTTGTTTCTTAAAGTATAAATGGCTGGATTCAGGAGAGGTGTGATAACTGCATAAAACACAGCAAGGAATTTGTCCACCCATGTTATGCTGACTGGCCACAGATAGATGAAGATGCAGGGCCCAAAAAATAATACTACCACTATGATGTGGGCAGTACAAGTAGAGAGAGCTTTGGATGCCCCATCCTTAGAATGAAGGCAGACAGTAGTCAGAATATGGGAGTAGGACATCAGCAACAGAATGAAGCATACGGCTGCTAGCACCCCGCTGTcagcatttatcaaaatttctagaacaTAGATGTCCAAGCAGGCTAGCTTGATGACCAATGGAATATCGCAGAAAAAACTGTCTAAAACTCTGGATCCACAGAAGGGAAGATTTACAATTATAACCAGTTGGCTGATTGAATGCACAAAGCCAATGATCCATGATGCCACCACTAATCCAATGCACATATGTCTGTTCATGATGCTAGAGTAATGGAGTGGCTTACAAATGGCTACATAACGGTCATAAGCCATTGATACAAGCAGTACCATCTCACCCCCTCCGAAGAAGTGACCAAAGAAAATCTGACACATGCACCCTCCAAAGGAGATCGTCTTCTTTTCCTTGAGGAAATCTATAATCATCTTAGGTGTAGTGACTGAAGAAAGGCAGAAGTCAATGAATGAGAGGTTGGCCAACAGAAAGTACATAGGAGAATGGAGACGAAGGTCTGTGATGATTATGAGTACAATAAAAATGTTACCCAAAATGGTGGTTAAATAAAGTGAAGAAAATATCACTAAGAAAAAGGCTTGGAGCTCCCAAGAGTCACAAAGACCAAGAATAATGAATTCAGACCCTTCAGACTGGTTTGTTTTCTCCATTTACTCCAGTTCCAAATTATTCTGAAGTAAAACATCCGATGTGAGATTCTGGGAATAACAGCGAATGTTAATTAGGAGGAGTTCTTAAATTCATCTGATAGAATTGATTTAACCTACTAACTTCGGAAATGACCTTGGCTTTTGGATATAACATTCCTTGTAGCATTCATACATTCTGtgtcctagaaattttattctcaTTTATTTACACAGATTAATTATTATATAAGTGCATATGAAGAAATGTATGCTAATGCTAATGACCATTAACCAAACAATGACATTTGGGTTCAGAAACAcaaatgaatgtaaataaatatataaacaaaatacaaataaaactataTGAAATGTAGAACAATTTAAAATATAGTAATTGAAGAGTTCAAAGTGGATTTTTGACATAGTTTTTACAAGCTGAAAAGCAATAGAAAATATACTTTGTATGGAAATGATAAATTTTAAGAGAAAAGTAACAAAGCCAGGTCAGGTCAAAGGTAAGTAGGAATATGAGCACATTAAGATAGTCTTAATTTTTTCATTCTTACATTTCATCATATACTATTAGTATAATCTTCTCATTAAATAGATAGTTATGATAGATGCTTTAATACAAATGTGATCTGTAAAGTTCTGTATGAATCTAAAATCTTAGAACACTGGTTCATTAATGAATCTCAATAATTATATGATTAATGAGTGGATAAATATGTATgttatttataaaaatagaaatagtaatACTAGTTCTGATAAAATTGTCAAGATTGTTTCAAAATGACAGTAGTTGATTTTATACGAACTGAAAAACTAGTGAATTGTAAGATGTTAGCCATCTGTGATAGGGTAAACATTCAGTCATCAAGAAAAAGTCATGAGTATTGGAAATAAATATTCTCTGTTCACAAATTCAAACTCTATAAATCCTGTACAAATTTACTTAGAACCTAAAATATACTAATTACAGTGAATCAAGAGGCCTACTGATCAGGGAAAAAAAACTATAGTTTAGCTAAAATGTGACTTAATCAGAGGATAGACTAATTAACATTAAATTTCTATTAGAAAGCAAaatagtctgaaaaaaaaaaacctgacatctCGAAATCAATATGGAGCACAGTACAAATAAGTCTTGGGTGAAGACTTGGACTAGGCAACTGTCAATTTAGTCCAATATTAGAAATATCTCATTCTCTGAGACTGGGGTTGTGGTGCTCTATGCTTTAAGAATCAGAGCCCTTCATCTCCAGCATCTGTAATATTCCTGCTGACACTCAGTTGCCATGGACTGAAAAACCATAACTTTTAGAAGTTACAGGATGGTCAGGGTAAATAATATAAGAAAGTTTATTAGGTTTCCTATGATCAAACTAGAGAATTCTCATAAcaaattgtttttaatgaattcCTCTCTACATATTCTATTCAATTCAGAATATAGACATTTTCCCTGTACTTTACAACCTCCTGATTCTCTGACCTTCCACTTGCAttcagttttctttctccctgtctttgCTTCTTCTCAGTCCATCCTCttcactttctctgcctcctttttAACCATCCCAATCCATTGCTTTGCCATACTTTATCAACTATGTCTACAATGTCAAATCCTGTTTTTTTATAACATGTTAGTTCATCATCCTCTATcaaaattagaaaatgtcataATCATGgctaaaaaaaatatttttcttttataactgAAAAAAATTAGCAGGTACAATATAAAAGTAACATAGTTAAGACCTAGAATCTAGAAGGGAAGATTGATTACAGAAGAGTTGAACTTACATGAGAAGATTCTATGAACtaagaagaaaattataaaatcttccttaaaacatattttctatGAGAAAATAACAGCATAGGGTTATAAATGTACAAGTAACTATATTAACATATTCTATATCTGTACCAATCTATTGCCACTACTCTTGGCATTGATTATTCCAGGGCTCCTCCCTGTGGAGTCTCCATACTTGCACAGTTGTACATAAACATTGTTAATGTGGTGTTATAGTATGTAGTTTATGGTCATCCAAAGATGAAACAAGAACTTGATGAGAAAGTGTCAAATgtaggaaatttttttctatcatCAAATCAATAAAGATCAATTAATAGCTAGTGAGTGTAATGAAATCTTCTAGGGATTgtctattttataattttaaggcTATAAGTATTATTTTGTACCAAAAACTAAAATCCCCTGCttaattttctcatatattattttctttgaaagtttttaatgtttaaaagaaTTATAACAAACACCAATTTATACTAAACTAAATCATATTGGTCTCAATATTAATAATGACATTATAACTGACTATCAAGCATGCCAATGTGGTAAGATTAAATCTCtactccaaaaagaaaaagcacacttCTAAACATGAAAGGATACATTAgagtttgaaaaaaattcaagctaagaatataaaatgaaaatctgaccattttcatattttaaagttgCTTATTTCAAAATCATATAATTGTGCCCCAGTCAacctctctgacttccacacacagttatttttaatatactgTGTGACTAACTTTCATAACATCAGGAATGTACCAGATGCATAGCATGAATTCTCTAACATTATACCTTTACCTTCTGTGATATCACCTTCAATCACCTTCAGTTTCTTAGTTTCAAAatcacaatctctctctctctctctctctctctctctctctctctctctctctctctctctcttcctctctctctctctctctctctctctctctatatatatatatatatatatatatacacacacacacacatacacacacacatgtgtctgtgtgtgcatagaaTGTGTCTCTAAAATAATCATCAATTGTAGCTTATCTGAAAATTTCTGGTAATTATAGTTACCTCTCAGTGTTTGTAAGAAATCCCTTATTTCATGAACACTATGTATCCCCATGGTTCAGAATCAGAATCATTCCAAGTAATTCTTTTCAGACAAGTCGCCAATGGCAAAATACTCTTCTTGATGCTTTTCAAGATCAGACAAAAATCTTGATATTTCTGAAATCAATGTGGGAGTTTCAAATTCCACCTGTTGATATATGTGGTAAGATGGTATTAAAACAATGTGTAATTTTCTTAAATATCCTAGAGATGGGGATTAAGAAGAAATAACATTTCACATTTCATCAGAGAAACATAGTACCTGAACAAAGGTTTTTTTCATGAATCAATCATTGTACATAATTATGACAACACTTTGATAgtatcaaagcaaagcaaaacaatctATTTTCTGCTGTGCCTAGGGTTCATGAAAAAGTGTAAGGTATATATTTAGTGTAGAGTAGCCTCTTGGGAAGGAAATGttcttctatatcttgttctTTTGAGACCTCACAGTTTCAGAATTGAGAATACCAGCCAGCAGTGCATCCATCTGTTATTAAGTTGAGAATAAGGTGGTGATATAAGAGTCAGCTTTAGGTGACAAGGGTTAGGCATGgcttaaaacatttcttttttcagcATTTTCAGATAGGTAATATATTAAAGAACTGAACTGAAACGTGTCTGTGGCTCCTACATTACTTTTCTCAAAATAGTGGGTGACAATCTTTGGAAGTTCATCTAATTAATTGGTCACCAATATTTTCATTCATGATTAGATGAAAATAGCTAGAAGGGGACAAAAGTGTCTGTGCTATGTATGAACTGTTTGTAATTAtcttgtttgaaaaaaatctttcaggGCTGGATATTTAGCCCAACAATAATCACTGATTTTAGTTTCATTCTCATATATGAATTAATAAATAATGAACTATATTGTTAATAGTATTCCCAATCaaaaaataaggctgttatgCAAGAACAATATGTGTTCTTATCATTGGGCCATCTCTTGAGTTATAagattttttaagtatttattcttCTGAGTTTGAGTAAtattacacatttttttcttatttctggaACCCAGGATGAGTTTTCAGAGATGATTATATA
This Rattus norvegicus strain BN/NHsdMcwi chromosome 3, GRCr8, whole genome shotgun sequence DNA region includes the following protein-coding sequences:
- the Or4k35 gene encoding olfactory receptor Olr750; translation: MEKTNQSEGSEFIILGLCDSWELQAFFLVIFSSLYLTTILGNIFIVLIIITDLRLHSPMYFLLANLSFIDFCLSSVTTPKMIIDFLKEKKTISFGGCMCQIFFGHFFGGGEMVLLVSMAYDRYVAICKPLHYSSIMNRHMCIGLVVASWIIGFVHSISQLVIIVNLPFCGSRVLDSFFCDIPLVIKLACLDIYVLEILINADSGVLAAVCFILLLMSYSHILTTVCLHSKDGASKALSTCTAHIIVVVLFFGPCIFIYLWPVSITWVDKFLAVFYAVITPLLNPAIYTLRNKEIKNAMKRLQC